The genome window CGGGGCTCGTCCACGTCGCTCACCGCGATCGGCTCGCCGTTGCGGTACGCGCCCGTGGCGTCGGCGGTGTAGGTGTCGCCGAGCGCGGGCGCGACGATCGCGGCCGCGACGGGCTCGCCGTCGACCACGGCCGCGACCGCGGTGGCCCAGATCCGCACGTCGCGGACGTAGTTGTTCGTGCCGTCGATGGGGTCGATCACCCACGCGGGGCCGTCGTCGGGCACGGTCTTGCGCTCGTCCTCCTCCTCGCCGACGACCGCGTCGTCCGGGAACGTCTCGCGGATCGACGCGATGACGGCGCGCTGGGCGGCGCGGTCCGCCTCGGTGACTACGTCGTCCTCGCCCTTCGTCTCCACCGCGATGTCGCTCCGGAAGTGCTCGTGCGCGACCGCGGCGCCCGCCTCCGCGGCGCGCTTCGCGACGGCAGCACGCTCGGCGACATCGTCCGCGCGGTCCGCGACGGGGGAGGGCTCGTCGGCGCGGTCGCCCGGGGCGGCGCCGCGCTCGGCTTCGTCGGTCATGGCCCTAGTCGACGCCCCCGACGCGTATAAACGTCGGTTCGGCGCGGGCGAGGAGCCGAAATTAACTCAGTTTCGAATCCGAGTACCTTTAAGTGGGTCGCGGTCGGTGAATCGGATATGGAACCCGAGGAAGCGGTCCGTCAGCTCGAATACACCATCGACGCCTCGCTCGACGAGATCGGTCAGCGCGCCGCCGCCGGCTACCGGCCCACCTTCGAGCGCGTGGCCGAGCGCGCGGACGGGGCCGCGGTGTACGACCTCGCGGGCGAGCTCTGTCAGGACGTCGTCGACGGCTCCTGTCCCTCGCCGGCGGAGGCGAACGCGGTCGCCGAGCGCGTGCTCGACGACTGGGCGTACACCGATGGCGGGGAGTAAGATTAGACGTAACAAAACTATAGTATCAAATCCCGTTATAAAGAGTCCGGGTAATTAAAGGGAGGTCTGAATACATTCAAGAAGGACTTGACTGGTTTCTGGGTCTACTCAACGTCCTTCTGGCAGTTAATAACCATACTATTGGAAATCATTTGTGATAGTACGTGCTATCCGTGTGTCATGCCTCTGCTGCGATGTCAACAGGAGCAGACGGATAGCACGAAACAATACGCAAATCCATGAGTAACCGACGGAAATTTATGAAGCTGGTCGGAGGTATTGGAGCAGCAACCGTAGCAGGTGGTGCGGGAGTGGTGTCGATGACTGGAGGGGCGGCTGCGTCTACAGTCAGTATCAGTGCTACTGGGCCCAGTACAGTCTCAAATGATCGTGGGGATGTCAGTAAAGTTACTGTTGATCCCGCGTTTAATGTCAACTGGTCCGGTCTGGACGATGCAGTCGGGAAGGTCTTCTGGCTTTTGGAAGCAAAGGTCGCTGGTGGTGACTGGCAGCCGATCTACCGTGCGACGCCGTGGCTAAGTGCAGAAGACATCGGAACTAGCGGCACCTTCAGCCGACCAAACAGTAACAACGGGGGTCTGGGGCCGCTCGTCATCGCTGACGAACAAGGCCGTCCCGACTATGATGGATGGAATTGGGGCTCTTACGGGGACGCCGACCTGAGTTCCTTCCTTTCAGGGACGAGCCTTGGGTCCGCGGAGAACTACGTGAACGGGTCTGAACCCGTCGGTAGCGGCCCGACGCCGCAGAATAACTTCCCGGATCAAAACGCCGGTTACTACGGTGCAGCAAGCGATACGGCTCCATTTGACAACAACAACGATGATGCCGGAAATGGATCGTCTGAGACAACGACCGTTCAACTCCGATACACCATTGAACTTCAGCGTCCAAACCTGAGTCAGCTCAAATATCGCGTTGATTATGACCAGATTGAGGACGTGGCAGATGAAGAAGAGTTCAGCAATCTCGCAGATAGTGAACAGAAATCTATTGCTGTAGAACAGATTGACGGGCTAGAAGAGTCTGATATTGACGAAGGTAACTCACGGCTTGTCATGGAGGGAGAAGATGGTTACCAGAGCTTCGACTCGTACAGTGATGGTGCAGGGATTCCGTATAACGTTCTTCGAAACAACACGGATCATGTCGGTATCATCGTGGAAACCGCGCAGTTCGGAGTGAGTGCGCAAAATCTCGGCTCTGACTCCGGCGTTACTGGCGACTCTAATACCGCGGCCGAGTAATTATTGGCTGACGCCGCGGAGCCGGTCCGCGGCAGCTATACTTATTTTATGGAAATTTTGATATTTTGAGGGATTACATTCAACTGTAGGTGGTGAACTCAGCAACTACACTGAACAATCCATGCCGGTATTTAGCCGCCTGTTTTCATATCCCTGCTGACTGATAATGTTCAAGAAATCAATATGCAACTCTCATCGACCGATTGTTTCAGGCGAGAATATCTATGAAGAAGAGGGTTTCAACAGAGCCACCCTATCCAATGTCGTTATGACACGCTCAAAGTATCGTATGCGCACCCGAAACCAGTCACGACGCGACCTCGAAGCGCCACAGGTACCGGTTGATCCCACCTCGACCGGGACCTAAACCCCAAATCACGTCGAATCACGGAAACGAACTCGAATTGCCGGTTTTACCCCGGAATTCACCGTTTCAAGCACCGCTTGACCCGGTCGTAGGGACCGGAAGAACCGGCGAGAATCAGATCCTCTCAGATCAAGTATCGGATCGATTTATGTGGCCCAGCGCACAGTATCGTGTAAAACGCCGAACAGGAGATCTACTCACGATCTCGGTCGGCGCACGCCACACGATGCTCTCGACGACGCCGCTGGGAACGACGAGCGACGTATCGCTGCCGGAGGAAACGATCTTCGAACTGCTGGCGAACCGCCGCCGCCGGTACACCATCCACGCGCTGAAACACGCGGGCGAGCCGATGGACGTCGCGGACCTCTCGACGCGCATCACTGCGTGGGAGCGCGGGGTCGATCCCGAGACGATCGACTACGACGACCGCCGGAACGTCCACACGGTCCTCACGCGCACCCACCTGCCGAAGCTCGACGAGCACGACGTGGTGGAGTACGACGACGAGGCGAAGGTCGTCGAGCCGACCCCGACGCTCGACGACCTCGATGTGTACATCGAGGTGCTGCGCGGACGCGAGATCCCGTGGAGCCTCTACTACCTCGGGCTCGCGGTGCTCGCCGGGCTCGTCCAAGTCGCCGTCGCGGTCGAGGCTCCCCTGTTCGCCGCGCTTGACGCGACCGCCGCGGCCGTCTTCGTCGTCACCGCGTTCGCGGTCTCCGCCGCGCTCCACTACTACTACGGCGAGCGCGCTCGTTTGGGGAATCTGGAGAAGCCGCCCGAACTGCGCGAGCGGGAGTGACTGGAAACGCAACGACGAACCGCCGACTTCGGGGTCTCTCACGTGCTCACCTGAGGACCCGACCGATGCGGGTTCGCCTCGTGCCTTCGGTCTCGGTCGAATAAAAAAGACAGCAGAAACGCGGTTACTGCGTCGGCGGGCCGGCGGTGACCGAGAAGGACGCCCGGAACCGATCGCCGACCCTCCCGTCCGTCGCGTCGACGAGGAACGACACGCCGAACTCCTCGCCGACCCCGAGCTCGTCCACGCTGAGCGAGAGGTCCTGATCGTCGGGATAAATGAGCGTGTTCGTTTCGTCCGCGGAATGCGTCTGATAGACGAACGTGGCCGCCCCCGGATCGGACTGCTCAGCGTCGACGGTGAAGTCGAACGTGACCGATTTCGGGCTCCGAGACTGGTTTCGGACGACGAACGCCGACTCGATGCCGGGGCCCGAGATCGGATCTGCCACGGTCAGCGGGAAGGAGTCGCTCGCGACGTTCACCTCCCCTCCGCCCGCCGCGAAGTAGCCGAACTGATAGATCGAGTTCGCGTTGATCCCGGGATCGTCGAGGTCGATGGTGAGCTCTCCGTCCTCCAGCCGAACCCCACGGAGGTCGTCGTTCGGGTCTAAGGCGATCAGGCTCGTGTCGTCGTTCGAGACGGTGATCGTCGCCTGACGGTTGCGCAGCTCCGCCGCAGTGAACGCGCCCGTCCCGAGAGCGGCCGTCATTCCGCTCGCGGTGGCACCGAGACCCAACAGCAGTTGTCTTCGATTCATAAGTAGAGGGGAGCGTAGTGCCGGCCGCCTCGATTACGACCCCGAGTTGGGACTGAAGATGTCGTCGTTCTCCCCGGCCCGGACCGTCATCGTCCCGCTCCACTCCTCGCTTTCCGTGCTGGTCGTTTTGCCCTCGCGGTCGACGAGGATTGAGACGCTGATCGCACCGCCCGAACCGACGATCGCCCCGCTTGTCTCCTCGGTGAACGACAGCAGTCCCTGCCAGTCGTTGTCCGCGTCCACCTTTCCTTCGACGAGGGCCTCCTGACCGTCGTCGGCGGTGTTGTCGTCCGTGTACCCGACGAGGTAGATGGTGGCGTCGTCCGGACACTCGTCCATGTCTACCTCGACCTCGATAGCTTGGTCGCTGGCGCTCTGATTCTGGACCTGGAAGGCGTGGTCGCTCGGGTCCGTGTTGGGGCCGACGTGGAGCGGGTCAGACTTCAGCGCCGTCTCGTCGTCGAACTCCGGAATCGCCCCGATCTGGTACTTGGAGTTCGGGTTCACGCCGTTGCTCCCGTTGGAGAGATCGATTCCCAGCTCACCGTCGTCGCCCTCGCTCACGTAGTCGTTCTCGCCCGCGACGAGCGCGACGAGGCCTTGACTGTCGTCCGCCACGGTCACTCCCACGCTCCGCCCGTTGATCTCTGCTGCGGTGAACGCGCCCGTCCCCATCGCAGCCGCTGCTCCCGAAGCCAATGCGCCCAGTCCAACCACGAATTTGCGTCGGTCCATGTCGTATCTCACCTGTGTTCACACACCCCCGCGACCCGCCGTCCGGGCCGGGAGTGCTTGGGAAACACATACGACGGGTGGTACTTCGTTATGAGATCCCCGTTGGTCCCACCGGGAGATCCCGTCGGATCCTCGGCTTCTGATCGTCGCGTGACACGCTCGTCTCGTTGCCGCCGACGGGACGGCCCTGAACCCCTCGACAGTACGTACTCGGATCGAATCGACCGATTACGGCGACCATCGGGACCCCCCTGAAACCCGACCGCAAACGGTCGTTTCGACGGTATACAGACCCAACCGCGAGTTAGGACCCACTATACCAACAACGGGACGTGTTATCTCCTCTCACCTAACAGAGAGTAACAGATTAACTATCTAACTGGTTTATGTAGCCCGGTTGAGCAGTATCGTCCGAAACCGGGCGTTCCGAACGAGACGAACGCCGACGAGGAGGAAACAATCGCATGGGCTCCACCACCGCACCGACGGCCGAATCGCGCTCGGAGGTCGACGACCTGTCCGAAGACGACGTCTTCGAGATGCTCTCCAACCGCCGCCGGCGGTTCGTCATCCACGCGCTCAAGCGCGCGGAGGAGCCGGTCGACGTGTCCGAGCTCTCCACGCACGTCACCGCGTGGGAGCGCGGCGTCGACCCGGACGCGGTCAAGTACGAGGACCGCCGGAACGTGTACAGCACGCTCCAGCGCATCCACCTGCCGAAGCTGGAGGAGAAGAACGTGGTCCGCGTCGACGAGGAGGCGAACCTCGTCGAGCCGACCCCGACGCTCGACGACCTTGACGTGTACATCGAGGTGTTACGCGGACGCGAGATACCCTGGAGCCTCTACTACTTCGGGCTCGCCGTCCTCGCGGGGCTCGTCCTCGTCGCTGTCGCGGTCGGCGTGCCGGGCTTCGCCGCGCTCGACGGGACCACCGCCGCCGTGTTCGTAGTCACCGCCTTCACCGTCTCCGCGCTGCTCCACTACCACTACGGCGAGCGCGCTCGGTTGGGGAACCTCGAAGAGCCGCCCGAACTGCGCGGGCGGGAAAAATAACTCGGGACGCGGTCTCCTCTGTTCGACGCGGCTACAGCTCGATCCGCTCCCCGATTTCGGGCGCGCTTGCCGCGAACCCGTCCTCGCGCAGGTCCTCTGCGAACGCCTCGCAGCGGTCGCCGTGGTTCACCAGCACGCGCGCGTCTCGATACGACGCCAGGAACGACTCCAACCCCTCTCGGTCGGCGTGCGCGGAGAAGTCGTACGACTCCACCCGCGCGCTCACGGGCTGAACCCGGCCGTTGAGTTCCAGCTGCCCGCGCTCTTGGAGCTCGCGCCCCGGCGTCCCCTCCACCTGATACCCCGTGAGCGTCACGAGGTTCGTCGGGTTCGTCCGGATCTCCGGCAGGTAGGTTTGGACCGGGCCGCCGGCGAGCATTCCGGAGGTGGTGACGATGAGCGCGTTCTCGGCCGCGATCCGCTCGCGCTGCCCGTCGCGGCCCGTGACGACCCGCGCGCGACCGACCGCCTCGCCGAACGCGTCCGCGTCGCGCAGGAACGACGGGTACCGCCGGAGCATCTCCGTCACGTCGACGCCCATTCCGTCCACGTACGGCGTGAGGTCGTTCGCGGCCGCGACGAGGAGCATCTCCTGCGTCCGACCGATGGCGAACGCGGGCGCGACGACCGTCCCGCCCTCCCAGATCGTTCGCTCGACGCCCTCGGCCCACGCCGACTCCACCGCGGCGCGGTCCTCGTGGGTCACGTCGGCGTAGGTGGACTCGCAGACCACCACGTCGGCGTCGGGTCGCGCGGTCGTCCCCGCGACCAGCCGCTGGTCGTCGGTGTGGAAGTCGCCGGTGTACAGCAGCCGGGTCTCCCCGTCGTCGACGAGGACGTGCGCGGAGCCCGGGA of Halorubrum trapanicum contains these proteins:
- a CDS encoding transcriptional regulator; the protein is MLSTTPLGTTSDVSLPEETIFELLANRRRRYTIHALKHAGEPMDVADLSTRITAWERGVDPETIDYDDRRNVHTVLTRTHLPKLDEHDVVEYDDEAKVVEPTPTLDDLDVYIEVLRGREIPWSLYYLGLAVLAGLVQVAVAVEAPLFAALDATAAAVFVVTAFAVSAALHYYYGERARLGNLEKPPELRERE
- a CDS encoding transcriptional regulator, translated to MGSTTAPTAESRSEVDDLSEDDVFEMLSNRRRRFVIHALKRAEEPVDVSELSTHVTAWERGVDPDAVKYEDRRNVYSTLQRIHLPKLEEKNVVRVDEEANLVEPTPTLDDLDVYIEVLRGREIPWSLYYFGLAVLAGLVLVAVAVGVPGFAALDGTTAAVFVVTAFTVSALLHYHYGERARLGNLEEPPELRGREK
- a CDS encoding inositol monophosphatase; amino-acid sequence: MTDEAERGAAPGDRADEPSPVADRADDVAERAAVAKRAAEAGAAVAHEHFRSDIAVETKGEDDVVTEADRAAQRAVIASIRETFPDDAVVGEEEDERKTVPDDGPAWVIDPIDGTNNYVRDVRIWATAVAAVVDGEPVAAAIVAPALGDTYTADATGAYRNGEPIAVSDVDEPRDAAVDPTIWWAYDARDEYARACEAIVTRFGDMRRLGAAQVVLPTVAAGGLEGTITNLRANPWDTVAGVFVIRQAGGRVTDLDGNRWRHDSKGLVASNGALHDAVLAAANEIESD
- a CDS encoding MBL fold metallo-hydrolase, whose amino-acid sequence is MELEFLGGAREVGRSALLVDDALLVDYGLMTADPPRYPVRDPEPDAVVVSHGHLDHVGAVPALLKGDRRPPVHWTPPTGELARTLAEDTLKLHGNSPLCPFGAEHVARLGEAEQRHGYEEAFPVAGGIDGGGYEVTLFSAGHIPGSAHVLVDDGETRLLYTGDFHTDDQRLVAGTTARPDADVVVCESTYADVTHEDRAAVESAWAEGVERTIWEGGTVVAPAFAIGRTQEMLLVAAANDLTPYVDGMGVDVTEMLRRYPSFLRDADAFGEAVGRARVVTGRDGQRERIAAENALIVTTSGMLAGGPVQTYLPEIRTNPTNLVTLTGYQVEGTPGRELQERGQLELNGRVQPVSARVESYDFSAHADREGLESFLASYRDARVLVNHGDRCEAFAEDLREDGFAASAPEIGERIEL